A genomic stretch from Coffea arabica cultivar ET-39 chromosome 10c, Coffea Arabica ET-39 HiFi, whole genome shotgun sequence includes:
- the LOC113713828 gene encoding uncharacterized protein isoform X2, whose product MPPVTRHAWKEVGDSAILLQSQLVEKTICSCASLTISRRGTGMGWDSTNYTFMMDDGCWADLLQVNKGYGRFYDRSCLVFYLLEAVFMNQGATGDYSPQHELSPLNSEEELEMENAMRGARGKDFVDVGSSDEDVTMPSTRKGKGKGKAQIGRHVNRFILLMSNQFRQYIRALDSIENLRSI is encoded by the exons ATGCCCCCTGTCACTCGGCATGCTTGGAAGG AAGTAGGAGACTCAGCAATTCTTCTTCAAAGTCAGCTTGTGGAGAAAACGATTTGCAGCTGTGCATCACTAACTATTTCAAG GCGTGGCACTGGTATGGGTTGGGACTCTACCAACTACACTTTCATGATGGACGATGGCTGCTGGGCAGATCTACTCCAG GTGAACAAAGGCTACGGAAGATTTTATGATAGATCATGCCTCGTTTTTTATTTGCTTGAAGCAGTGTTCATGAATCAAGGCGCTACTGGGGACTACAGCCCTCAACATGAACTATCACCTCTCAACTCTGAAGAGGAGTTGGAAATGGAGAATGCTATGAGAGGTGCTAGGGGAAAGGACTTTGTAGACGTCGGTTCATCGGATGAAGATGTTACGATGCCGTCgactaggaaagggaaagggaaagggaaagcaCAAATCGGGAGACATGTCAACCGATTCATTCTTCTCATGTCGAACCAATTCCGACAATATATCCGTGCTCTAGATAGCATTGAGAATTTGAGATCCATTTGA
- the LOC113713828 gene encoding uncharacterized protein isoform X1 has product MPPVTRHAWKAFQRSRRLSNSSSKSACGENDLQLCITNYFKRRGTGMGWDSTNYTFMMDDGCWADLLQVNKGYGRFYDRSCLVFYLLEAVFMNQGATGDYSPQHELSPLNSEEELEMENAMRGARGKDFVDVGSSDEDVTMPSTRKGKGKGKAQIGRHVNRFILLMSNQFRQYIRALDSIENLRSI; this is encoded by the exons ATGCCCCCTGTCACTCGGCATGCTTGGAAGG CTTTTCAAAGAAGTAGGAGACTCAGCAATTCTTCTTCAAAGTCAGCTTGTGGAGAAAACGATTTGCAGCTGTGCATCACTAACTATTTCAAG AGGCGTGGCACTGGTATGGGTTGGGACTCTACCAACTACACTTTCATGATGGACGATGGCTGCTGGGCAGATCTACTCCAG GTGAACAAAGGCTACGGAAGATTTTATGATAGATCATGCCTCGTTTTTTATTTGCTTGAAGCAGTGTTCATGAATCAAGGCGCTACTGGGGACTACAGCCCTCAACATGAACTATCACCTCTCAACTCTGAAGAGGAGTTGGAAATGGAGAATGCTATGAGAGGTGCTAGGGGAAAGGACTTTGTAGACGTCGGTTCATCGGATGAAGATGTTACGATGCCGTCgactaggaaagggaaagggaaagggaaagcaCAAATCGGGAGACATGTCAACCGATTCATTCTTCTCATGTCGAACCAATTCCGACAATATATCCGTGCTCTAGATAGCATTGAGAATTTGAGATCCATTTGA
- the LOC113713828 gene encoding uncharacterized protein isoform X3, giving the protein MPPVTRHAWKAFQRSRRLSNSSSKSACGENDLQLCITNYFKVNKGYGRFYDRSCLVFYLLEAVFMNQGATGDYSPQHELSPLNSEEELEMENAMRGARGKDFVDVGSSDEDVTMPSTRKGKGKGKAQIGRHVNRFILLMSNQFRQYIRALDSIENLRSI; this is encoded by the exons ATGCCCCCTGTCACTCGGCATGCTTGGAAGG CTTTTCAAAGAAGTAGGAGACTCAGCAATTCTTCTTCAAAGTCAGCTTGTGGAGAAAACGATTTGCAGCTGTGCATCACTAACTATTTCAAG GTGAACAAAGGCTACGGAAGATTTTATGATAGATCATGCCTCGTTTTTTATTTGCTTGAAGCAGTGTTCATGAATCAAGGCGCTACTGGGGACTACAGCCCTCAACATGAACTATCACCTCTCAACTCTGAAGAGGAGTTGGAAATGGAGAATGCTATGAGAGGTGCTAGGGGAAAGGACTTTGTAGACGTCGGTTCATCGGATGAAGATGTTACGATGCCGTCgactaggaaagggaaagggaaagggaaagcaCAAATCGGGAGACATGTCAACCGATTCATTCTTCTCATGTCGAACCAATTCCGACAATATATCCGTGCTCTAGATAGCATTGAGAATTTGAGATCCATTTGA